A window from Lachnoanaerobaculum umeaense encodes these proteins:
- the gltA gene encoding NADPH-dependent glutamate synthase, translated as MAQDMWKKVAVAEQEPEVRARNFEEVCLGYSKEEAMAEATRCFNCKNAKCIQGCPVSIDIPAFIQEILKDNIEGASDVIAQSSSLPAVCGRVCPQETQCEGVCIRGNRGEAVSIGKLERYVADTARKMGIKPKANPNKNGKKVAVIGSGPAGLSCAGDLAKLGYEVTIFEALHEPGGVLIYGIPEFRLPKDDVVLPEIQNVVDLGVKIETDVIIGKTVTIDELLEEEGFDAVFIGSGAGLPMFMGIPGENANGVFSANEYLTRNNLMKAFRDDYHTPIIKSKKVCVVGGGNVAMDAARTALRLGAEVHVVYRRSEAELPARVEEVHHAKQEGIIFDILTNPVEILEDEKGWVKGMKVVRMELGEPDASGRRRPVEIKDSEFVIDCDTVIMSLGTSPNPLIARTTDGLDINKWKCIEADEKTGQTSRKGVFAGGDAVTGAATVILAMEAGRAGARGIDEYLSEK; from the coding sequence ATGGCACAGGATATGTGGAAGAAAGTTGCTGTTGCTGAACAGGAGCCTGAGGTAAGAGCTAGAAACTTTGAAGAGGTATGTCTTGGATACTCTAAAGAAGAGGCTATGGCAGAGGCTACAAGATGCTTTAATTGTAAGAATGCAAAATGTATACAGGGTTGCCCTGTATCAATAGATATACCTGCATTTATTCAGGAGATTTTAAAGGACAATATTGAAGGTGCGTCAGATGTTATTGCACAGTCAAGCTCATTGCCGGCAGTATGTGGAAGAGTTTGTCCACAGGAAACACAGTGTGAAGGTGTGTGTATTAGAGGAAACAGAGGTGAGGCTGTTTCTATCGGTAAGCTTGAAAGATATGTGGCTGATACTGCAAGAAAAATGGGTATTAAGCCTAAGGCAAATCCTAATAAGAATGGAAAAAAAGTAGCTGTAATAGGTTCAGGTCCTGCAGGACTTAGCTGTGCAGGTGATTTGGCAAAGCTTGGATATGAAGTGACCATATTTGAAGCACTGCATGAGCCGGGTGGAGTTTTGATATATGGTATACCTGAGTTCAGATTACCAAAAGATGATGTGGTTCTACCGGAGATACAAAATGTTGTAGATCTTGGAGTGAAAATTGAGACAGATGTTATTATTGGAAAAACTGTTACTATAGATGAACTCTTGGAAGAAGAGGGATTTGATGCTGTATTTATCGGTTCAGGTGCAGGTCTTCCAATGTTTATGGGTATTCCGGGTGAGAATGCAAACGGTGTATTCTCAGCTAATGAGTATCTTACAAGAAACAACCTTATGAAGGCCTTCAGAGATGACTATCATACACCTATCATAAAGAGCAAAAAGGTATGTGTTGTAGGTGGTGGAAATGTGGCTATGGATGCTGCAAGAACTGCTTTAAGACTTGGTGCAGAGGTGCATGTAGTCTATAGAAGAAGTGAAGCTGAATTGCCTGCAAGAGTTGAAGAAGTTCACCATGCAAAGCAGGAAGGTATTATATTTGATATTTTGACAAACCCTGTTGAGATCCTTGAGGATGAAAAAGGATGGGTAAAGGGAATGAAGGTTGTCAGAATGGAACTTGGAGAGCCGGATGCCAGTGGAAGAAGAAGACCTGTAGAGATAAAGGATAGTGAATTTGTTATTGATTGTGACACTGTTATTATGTCACTTGGTACTTCACCAAATCCGCTTATTGCAAGAACTACCGATGGTCTTGATATTAACAAGTGGAAATGTATTGAAGCTGACGAGAAAACCGGACAAACCTCAAGAAAAGGAGTTTTCGCGGGTGGTGATGCTGTAACAGGCGCAGCTACTGTTATTTTGGCTATGGAGGC
- a CDS encoding sulfide/dihydroorotate dehydrogenase-like FAD/NAD-binding protein: MFPIVKKRQLAENIFLFDVLAKRVAAKCLPGEFVIVKQDKQGERIPLTICDYDREAGTVTIVIQVIGGSTRLIADELKEGDEFMDFVGPLGNASDLVSEDIEELKKKKILFVAGGLGTAPVYPQVKWLFERGIKADVVQGAKSKDFVILEDELKSVSDNLYVCTDDGSYGFKGLVTDKVKDLVENEGKKYDHCVVIGPMIMMKFVSLLTKELGIPTIASMNTIMVDGTGMCGACRLSVGDEIKFACVDGPEFDAHKINFNEALQRLQIYKTEEGKELLKIIEGETHHGGCGVCGGDK; this comes from the coding sequence ATGTTTCCTATTGTGAAGAAAAGACAATTAGCTGAGAACATTTTTTTGTTTGATGTTTTGGCTAAAAGAGTAGCAGCAAAATGTCTCCCCGGAGAGTTTGTTATTGTAAAACAGGATAAGCAGGGTGAGAGAATTCCTTTGACTATCTGTGATTATGATCGCGAAGCAGGAACTGTTACTATTGTTATTCAGGTTATTGGTGGCTCAACCAGACTGATTGCAGATGAACTTAAAGAAGGCGATGAGTTTATGGACTTTGTAGGACCTCTTGGAAATGCAAGCGATCTTGTTTCAGAGGATATAGAGGAGCTGAAGAAGAAGAAAATTCTTTTTGTGGCCGGAGGACTTGGAACAGCACCTGTATATCCACAGGTTAAATGGCTCTTTGAGAGAGGTATAAAGGCTGATGTTGTTCAAGGTGCAAAGAGTAAGGATTTTGTTATTCTTGAGGATGAACTTAAGTCGGTTTCTGATAATTTATATGTATGTACAGATGACGGTTCTTATGGATTCAAGGGACTTGTAACGGATAAGGTGAAAGATCTTGTTGAAAATGAAGGCAAGAAATATGATCATTGCGTAGTTATCGGTCCTATGATTATGATGAAATTTGTTTCACTTCTTACAAAAGAACTTGGCATACCTACAATCGCAAGTATGAATACTATAATGGTAGACGGTACAGGTATGTGTGGTGCTTGCAGACTGTCTGTAGGTGATGAAATTAAATTTGCATGTGTTGATGGTCCTGAGTTTGATGCTCATAAGATCAATTTTAACGAAGCACTTCAAAGATTGCAGATTTATAAGACAGAAGAAGGCAAAGAACTTTTGAAGATCATAGAAGGCGAAACACATCATGGAGGATGTGGCGTATGTGGAGGTGACAAATAA
- a CDS encoding sugar kinase, which translates to MEKTFDLLTLGQALLRLSPVRDDRLVRGDTLIRQVGGAELNVAVGASLLGLKTGVITKLPSHEIGAYIKNTIRSYGISDDYIIYDSNKDARVGIYFYENGAYPRKPNVIYDRKNSCFENININEFKENMYKSTTCFHTTGITLALCEKSRETAIEMIKRFKKNGSIISFDVNFRANLWSGEEAREVIEKVLPYVDIFFCSEDTARLTFGKSGDVREIMKSFTDEYPISIVASTQRTVHSPKVHDFGSVIYNAYQDEYYTEKPYKSIDVVDRIGSGDAYIAGALYGLLHYRLDCAKAIAYGNAYSAVKNTIPGDVPSSNRNDIDSIIADHNMTEGYKFEMNR; encoded by the coding sequence ATGGAGAAAACATTTGATTTATTGACTTTAGGTCAGGCACTTTTAAGACTTTCACCTGTCAGAGATGACAGACTTGTAAGGGGGGATACACTTATAAGGCAAGTGGGAGGAGCAGAGCTGAATGTAGCTGTGGGTGCATCTTTACTTGGACTTAAGACAGGGGTTATTACTAAACTACCATCACATGAAATAGGGGCATACATAAAGAATACTATAAGATCTTATGGTATAAGTGATGATTATATAATCTATGATTCAAATAAAGATGCAAGGGTAGGAATATATTTTTATGAAAATGGTGCCTACCCAAGAAAGCCTAATGTAATATATGATAGAAAAAATTCTTGCTTTGAAAATATAAATATAAATGAATTTAAAGAAAATATGTACAAGTCTACTACCTGTTTTCATACAACCGGCATTACATTGGCACTTTGTGAAAAATCCAGAGAAACTGCTATAGAAATGATAAAGAGATTTAAGAAAAACGGATCAATAATATCTTTTGATGTAAATTTTAGAGCGAATTTGTGGTCAGGCGAGGAAGCAAGAGAGGTTATAGAGAAAGTATTGCCATATGTGGATATTTTCTTTTGTTCTGAGGATACTGCCAGACTTACCTTTGGAAAGAGTGGAGATGTACGGGAAATTATGAAGTCATTTACGGATGAATACCCTATATCTATTGTAGCTTCAACACAAAGAACAGTGCATTCTCCTAAGGTACATGATTTCGGATCAGTGATATATAATGCTTATCAGGATGAATATTATACTGAAAAACCATATAAATCTATTGATGTAGTGGATAGGATAGGTAGTGGTGATGCTTATATAGCAGGGGCATTGTATGGTCTGCTTCACTATAGACTGGACTGTGCAAAAGCTATTGCATATGGTAATGCATATTCGGCAGTAAAAAATACTATACCTGGAGATGTTCCATCATCAAATAGAAATGATATAGACAGTATTATAGCAGACCATAACATGACTGAGGGGTATAAGTTTGAAATGAATAGATAG
- a CDS encoding dihydrofolate reductase translates to MNIIVSVDKKWGIGNKGKLLVSIPRDKKLFREETMGKVIIMGHNTLLSLPGSQPLPERKNIVLSNDKNLKIKGATVLNSVDSCIEYLKENNINDGDVFIIGGESIYRDFLPYCNIAHVTYIDYEYEADRYFLNLDADNEWIMVLETEEETYFDIPYTFRLYKRK, encoded by the coding sequence ATGAATATAATTGTTTCAGTAGACAAAAAATGGGGTATAGGAAATAAAGGAAAACTTTTGGTTTCAATACCTAGAGATAAAAAGCTTTTTAGAGAGGAGACTATGGGAAAGGTGATAATAATGGGACATAATACATTATTATCTCTTCCCGGCTCTCAGCCGCTACCTGAAAGAAAAAATATAGTTTTATCAAATGATAAAAATTTAAAGATAAAGGGTGCCACTGTATTGAATAGTGTAGATTCATGTATTGAGTACCTGAAAGAAAATAATATAAATGATGGTGATGTTTTTATTATAGGGGGAGAAAGTATTTATAGGGATTTCTTGCCCTATTGTAATATTGCCCATGTTACATATATTGACTATGAGTATGAAGCAGACAGGTATTTTTTGAATTTAGATGCAGATAATGAATGGATTATGGTCCTTGAAACTGAGGAAGAAACTTATTTTGATATACCATATACATTCAGGTTATATAAGAGAAAGTGA
- a CDS encoding NUDIX hydrolase, translating into MIEATSCGGVVIYHGKILTLFKNYKNKYEGWVLPKGTVEEGETFEQTALREVYEETGAKARIVQFIGTSHYTFNTSTEIIDKRVHWFLMKTDSYFSRPQREEYFVDSGYYKYHESFHLLKFSNERMMLERGYNIYMELKRNGRWDDRF; encoded by the coding sequence ATGATAGAAGCAACCAGCTGCGGTGGTGTAGTTATATATCATGGTAAGATATTGACCTTGTTTAAGAATTATAAAAATAAATATGAGGGATGGGTTTTGCCTAAGGGAACTGTGGAAGAGGGCGAAACATTTGAACAGACTGCACTAAGAGAGGTTTACGAAGAAACCGGAGCAAAGGCAAGGATAGTACAATTTATAGGTACAAGCCATTATACATTTAATACAAGTACGGAGATAATTGATAAGAGAGTACATTGGTTCTTGATGAAGACTGACAGTTACTTTTCAAGGCCGCAAAGAGAAGAGTATTTTGTAGATTCAGGTTATTATAAATATCATGAGTCCTTTCATCTTTTAAAATTTTCAAATGAAAGGATGATGCTAGAAAGAGGCTATAATATTTATATGGAATTAAAGAGAAATGGGAGATGGGATGATAGATTTTGA
- a CDS encoding U32 family peptidase, with protein MNNIELLAPAGSYESLVAAVNAGTDAVYIGGKKFSARAYADNPDEDVLIKGIEYAHTFGVNVYMTINTLLKENEMGELFDYIKTYYHAGVDAVIVQDLGVFEFIRKHFPDLPIHASTQMTITGSYGAIFLKNQGASRIVPAREISLEEIRDIDKKSDIEIECFVHGALCYSYSGQCLMSSMIGGRSGNRGRCAQTCRLPYDVYDDEKKLNKSDERNLLSCKDLCSLDILPDIIDAGIDSLKIEGRMKAPRYTAGVVSIWRKYLDLYKERGRAGYKVDKADRKLLLDLFDRGGQTDGYYKEHNGRDMIAINEKPDNKQANAKYFEYLDKTFVEGKRQLPIFGSIKIKENTPIVFEVSANDLKEVYRRDCKDNHIAVEVNGDLVQQAKTKAICYEDVDKQLKKTGNTFFYFENLNVDMDDNIFVPLKALNEIRREALEKLSLEILKRYTRDDSNVREYEGFIYPSINRKNNEKIKFNILCESIEQIEATIDFAKNENIIFDELSIESELIGTPSFGKFFNNIKLYTGACNLYMPHIFREEAKKFFEKNLDLIMSYKFDNFIVRSLEEIFYIRENIDKDANIILDYNIYAYNKSTMNFYNEKFDVKRLTYPLELNLNEMRQLKDYGNEMIAYGKIPMMVSAQCLKKTTKGCDHKKEILILKDRKNIEMQVKTHCDFCYNTILNSKPLSIIGMEKDIKKLDPAILRIWFTTEDYKETKVILKKYIDDFWKGIDVSNISDFTRGHLKRGIE; from the coding sequence ATGAATAATATAGAGCTTTTGGCCCCTGCCGGATCATATGAGAGTCTTGTGGCGGCTGTCAATGCAGGGACGGATGCAGTATATATCGGAGGAAAAAAGTTTTCTGCCAGAGCATATGCTGATAATCCGGATGAAGATGTTTTGATAAAAGGTATTGAATACGCTCATACCTTTGGAGTGAATGTCTATATGACAATAAATACTCTCTTAAAGGAAAATGAGATGGGAGAGCTTTTTGACTATATAAAGACTTATTACCATGCCGGAGTTGATGCAGTTATAGTACAAGATTTGGGAGTGTTTGAGTTTATAAGGAAACATTTTCCGGATTTACCTATACATGCCAGTACTCAGATGACTATAACCGGAAGCTATGGTGCTATATTTTTGAAAAATCAAGGGGCAAGCAGAATAGTTCCGGCTAGAGAGATATCTTTAGAAGAGATAAGAGATATTGATAAAAAGAGCGATATTGAAATAGAATGTTTTGTACATGGAGCATTATGTTACTCTTATTCAGGTCAATGCCTTATGAGCTCTATGATTGGTGGCAGGAGCGGAAATAGAGGTAGGTGTGCACAAACATGCAGATTGCCATATGATGTATATGATGATGAGAAAAAGTTAAATAAATCCGATGAAAGAAATTTGCTCAGTTGTAAGGATCTTTGTAGTTTGGATATTTTGCCGGATATAATAGATGCCGGTATTGATTCTCTAAAGATAGAGGGAAGGATGAAAGCACCAAGATACACTGCAGGTGTTGTAAGTATTTGGAGGAAATATTTAGACCTTTATAAAGAAAGAGGGAGAGCCGGTTATAAGGTGGATAAGGCTGATAGGAAGCTTCTTTTAGATCTATTTGATAGAGGCGGACAAACAGATGGCTATTACAAGGAACATAATGGCAGGGATATGATAGCGATTAATGAAAAGCCTGATAACAAGCAGGCCAATGCTAAGTATTTTGAATATCTGGATAAGACTTTTGTAGAAGGTAAGAGACAGCTGCCGATTTTTGGCTCTATAAAAATCAAGGAAAATACTCCGATTGTCTTTGAGGTTAGTGCAAATGATTTAAAGGAAGTATATAGAAGAGACTGTAAAGACAATCATATAGCTGTTGAAGTTAACGGAGATTTGGTACAGCAGGCAAAGACGAAGGCAATCTGCTATGAAGATGTGGATAAGCAGCTTAAAAAGACGGGCAATACTTTTTTTTATTTTGAAAATTTGAATGTTGATATGGATGATAATATTTTTGTACCGTTAAAAGCATTGAATGAAATAAGGAGAGAGGCTTTGGAGAAATTAAGCCTTGAAATCTTGAAAAGATATACAAGAGATGATTCTAATGTAAGAGAGTATGAGGGCTTTATATATCCATCTATAAACAGAAAAAATAATGAGAAAATAAAATTTAATATACTTTGTGAGAGTATAGAGCAAATAGAGGCGACTATTGATTTCGCAAAGAATGAAAATATAATATTTGATGAGTTGAGTATAGAAAGTGAACTTATTGGCACTCCTTCGTTTGGAAAATTTTTTAACAATATAAAGTTATATACCGGAGCATGTAATCTGTATATGCCACATATTTTTAGAGAAGAGGCAAAGAAATTTTTTGAGAAGAATTTGGACTTAATAATGAGTTATAAATTTGACAACTTTATAGTTAGAAGTTTAGAAGAGATCTTTTATATCAGAGAAAATATAGATAAAGATGCCAATATTATACTTGACTATAATATATATGCCTATAATAAGAGTACTATGAATTTTTATAATGAAAAATTTGATGTAAAAAGGCTTACATATCCTCTGGAGTTGAATCTTAATGAGATGAGACAGCTGAAAGATTACGGAAATGAAATGATAGCTTATGGCAAGATTCCAATGATGGTATCAGCACAATGCCTTAAAAAGACTACAAAGGGTTGTGACCATAAGAAAGAGATCCTTATATTAAAAGACAGGAAAAATATTGAGATGCAGGTTAAGACACATTGTGATTTTTGCTATAATACTATATTGAACTCCAAACCTCTTTCAATAATAGGTATGGAAAAGGATATAAAGAAACTTGATCCCGCCATATTGAGAATTTGGTTTACTACTGAAGACTACAAAGAAACAAAAGTTATTTTGAAAAAATATATAGATGATTTTTGGAAGGGTATTGATGTAAGTAATATATCTGATTTTACGAGAGGGCATTTGAAGAGAGGTATAGAGTGA
- the ruvB gene encoding Holliday junction branch migration DNA helicase RuvB — protein sequence MDKRIISTEVTKEDKQIEKTLRPQFLNEYIGQEKIRKNLKIYIDAAKLRKESLDHVLFYGPPGLGKTTLCNIIANEMGTNLKVTSGPAIEKPGDMAAILNNLNEGDVLFVDEIHRLNRQVEEVLYPAMEDFAIDIIIGKDAGARSIRLDLPRFTLVGATTRAGLLTAPLRDRFGVVQKLEFYTTEELKEIVKRSSIVLGVEIDESGAVEIARRSRGTPRLANRLLKRVRDFAQVKYNGVIDKKVADYALDTLDVDKLGLDNNDRMILLTIIEKFGGGPVGLNTLSAAIGEDAGTLEEVYEPYLLMNGLINRTPGGRVATENAYIHLGIEMKG from the coding sequence ATGGATAAGAGGATAATATCAACAGAAGTAACTAAGGAAGATAAGCAAATAGAGAAAACTTTAAGGCCGCAATTTTTGAATGAGTATATAGGTCAGGAGAAAATCAGAAAAAATCTTAAGATTTATATAGATGCTGCAAAGCTGAGAAAAGAAAGTCTTGACCATGTGCTGTTTTATGGACCTCCGGGTCTTGGAAAGACTACACTTTGTAATATAATTGCAAATGAGATGGGTACAAATCTTAAAGTGACATCAGGTCCGGCTATTGAAAAGCCCGGAGATATGGCTGCTATTTTAAATAACTTAAATGAGGGTGATGTGCTTTTTGTGGACGAGATACATAGGCTAAATCGACAGGTGGAAGAAGTGCTTTATCCGGCTATGGAGGATTTTGCCATAGATATAATAATAGGTAAGGATGCAGGTGCCAGAAGTATAAGGCTTGATTTGCCGAGGTTTACATTGGTGGGTGCGACTACCAGAGCCGGATTACTTACAGCACCACTTAGAGACAGATTTGGAGTGGTACAGAAACTTGAGTTTTATACTACTGAGGAGTTAAAGGAGATTGTGAAACGTTCTTCAATAGTTTTGGGAGTAGAAATAGATGAGAGTGGTGCTGTAGAAATAGCAAGAAGGAGTCGTGGTACTCCAAGGCTTGCAAACAGACTATTAAAGAGAGTAAGAGATTTTGCTCAGGTAAAATATAATGGGGTTATAGATAAGAAAGTAGCGGACTATGCACTTGATACTTTGGACGTAGATAAGTTGGGACTTGATAATAATGACAGGATGATACTTTTGACAATTATAGAGAAGTTTGGAGGAGGTCCTGTAGGTCTAAATACTTTGAGTGCGGCAATAGGTGAGGATGCCGGTACACTGGAAGAAGTGTATGAGCCATATCTTTTAATGAATGGACTTATAAACAGAACACCGGGTGGGAGAGTTGCAACTGAAAATGCATATATTCACCTTGGTATTGAAATGAAAGGTTAG
- the ruvA gene encoding Holliday junction branch migration protein RuvA, whose translation MIAYIKGIVIEKSIDNVIVECGGLGYEVFVSVRDIEKITKGSEVLLHTYLKISEDAHSLYGFLNKDDLLMFKKLIGINGVGPKAALSILSTLSTFDLKMAIVSEDHKAISAAQGIGPKIAKRIILDLKEKVDLNYITTVEVENTSNSGVLGEVVEALISLGYSSGEAYKAVRSIEINDSDTTEDILKIALKKMAIF comes from the coding sequence ATGATTGCATATATAAAAGGAATTGTAATAGAAAAAAGTATTGACAATGTGATAGTGGAATGTGGCGGATTGGGATATGAGGTGTTTGTCAGTGTTAGAGATATAGAGAAAATAACAAAAGGAAGTGAAGTCCTTCTACATACATATCTAAAGATTTCAGAAGATGCACATAGTCTTTACGGTTTTTTAAATAAGGATGATTTACTTATGTTTAAAAAACTTATCGGTATAAATGGAGTGGGACCAAAGGCCGCCCTTAGTATATTGTCAACACTTAGTACATTTGATTTGAAGATGGCGATAGTATCAGAGGATCATAAGGCTATAAGTGCTGCTCAGGGTATCGGTCCAAAGATTGCAAAGAGGATAATTCTTGATCTTAAGGAAAAGGTGGATTTGAATTATATCACTACAGTTGAGGTTGAAAATACAAGTAATTCAGGCGTTCTTGGAGAGGTGGTAGAAGCACTAATCTCTTTGGGATATTCAAGCGGTGAAGCGTATAAGGCTGTAAGAAGTATTGAAATAAATGATTCAGATACAACAGAAGATATACTCAAGATTGCTTTGAAAAAAATGGCAATATTTTAG
- a CDS encoding ribonuclease H-like domain-containing protein, translating to MKEIIKNFPNNIKYNLSKICEPKKTLFFDIETTGLSPKNSNLYLIGCISIVEDKIIFKQWFSESLSDETAILQAFYEYAGSFDTLIHFNGDNFDLPYIKECAKQYYLFNPLENYKSIDIYKKIRHLKKPLLLTRMNQKSLEEYLGLYRNDMYDGGTLIKFYYEYVESKNQNILNVLLLHNEEDLLGMLKVVEMLSFIDFFNSSFTFINSFREENVLHLDYISNETLNYNLLLNEEVCIEISDNRMRISVPILKDELKYFFENYKDYYYLIIEDYAIHKSIGEFVDKSVKKKATKQTAYIKQISEYIQCYNSQHIGEIFRKDYKSKEKYMNLAKIDFSNKDFFNEYAVEVLKQFKLLKQ from the coding sequence ATGAAAGAAATAATAAAGAATTTTCCAAATAATATAAAATATAATTTATCAAAAATTTGTGAACCAAAGAAAACACTCTTTTTTGATATCGAAACCACAGGGCTTAGTCCTAAAAACTCAAATCTCTACCTTATAGGCTGTATCAGCATTGTTGAAGATAAAATTATTTTTAAACAATGGTTTTCTGAGAGTCTGTCTGATGAGACTGCTATATTACAGGCATTTTACGAGTATGCCGGAAGTTTTGATACCTTAATACATTTTAACGGTGATAATTTTGATTTGCCCTATATAAAAGAGTGTGCAAAACAATACTATCTTTTTAACCCTTTAGAAAACTATAAAAGTATTGATATCTATAAAAAGATAAGACATCTTAAGAAACCACTTTTGCTTACGAGAATGAATCAAAAATCTCTAGAGGAATATCTGGGACTTTATAGAAATGATATGTACGATGGCGGTACTCTGATAAAATTCTACTATGAATATGTAGAGAGCAAAAATCAGAACATATTGAACGTACTGCTTTTGCATAATGAAGAAGATCTTCTTGGTATGTTAAAGGTAGTTGAAATGCTTTCATTTATAGATTTCTTTAATTCAAGTTTTACTTTTATTAATAGTTTTAGAGAAGAAAATGTTTTACACCTTGATTATATCTCCAACGAAACACTCAACTATAATTTATTATTAAATGAAGAAGTATGCATAGAAATTTCAGATAATAGAATGCGTATATCAGTTCCTATACTTAAAGATGAGCTAAAGTATTTCTTTGAAAACTATAAGGACTACTACTATCTGATAATTGAAGATTATGCCATACATAAAAGCATAGGAGAATTTGTAGATAAAAGTGTAAAGAAAAAAGCGACAAAACAGACCGCCTATATCAAACAAATATCTGAGTACATACAATGTTATAATTCTCAGCACATTGGCGAAATATTTAGAAAAGATTATAAATCAAAAGAAAAATATATGAATTTGGCAAAAATCGATTTTAGCAACAAAGATTTTTTCAACGAATATGCCGTCGAAGTGCTCAAACAATTTAAACTATTAAAACAATAA
- a CDS encoding DUF5662 family protein: protein MHNNSMFNHLKTINKHKITVMDLCFKVGLIKQGFLHDLSKYSPEEFLVGVKYYQGDRSPNAVEKLEKGYSSAWLHHKGRNKHHFEYWIDYGPDEKDGLMGMKMPLKYVLEMCCDRIAASKVYSGDGYTTDVPWNYYCKRKNYIHLHDDTRTLLEKILLINKNEGEKKALAYMRWLLKHPYLY, encoded by the coding sequence ATGCATAATAACAGTATGTTTAATCACTTGAAGACTATTAATAAACATAAGATTACTGTAATGGACCTATGCTTTAAAGTGGGTTTAATTAAGCAGGGTTTTTTACACGATCTAAGCAAATATTCCCCTGAAGAGTTCCTTGTAGGTGTGAAATATTATCAAGGGGACAGAAGTCCTAATGCTGTAGAAAAGCTGGAAAAGGGATATTCCAGTGCTTGGCTTCATCATAAGGGGAGAAATAAGCATCATTTTGAGTACTGGATTGACTACGGACCTGACGAGAAAGATGGGCTTATGGGTATGAAAATGCCTTTAAAATATGTGCTTGAGATGTGTTGTGACAGGATTGCGGCTTCAAAAGTATATTCGGGGGATGGGTATACCACAGATGTGCCATGGAATTATTACTGTAAAAGAAAGAACTATATTCACTTGCATGATGATACTAGGACTTTGCTTGAAAAAATACTCTTGATAAATAAGAATGAGGGTGAAAAGAAAGCGTTAGCATACATGAGATGGTTACTAAAACATCCATATTTATACTAA
- a CDS encoding cold-shock protein, translated as MNRGTVKWFNNQKGYGFISDEGGSDVFVHFSDLNMEGFKTLNEGISVEYDLTEGAKGPQAVNVTVVR; from the coding sequence ATGAACAGAGGTACAGTTAAGTGGTTTAATAACCAAAAAGGTTACGGTTTCATCTCAGATGAAGGTGGAAGTGATGTATTTGTACATTTTTCTGATTTGAACATGGAAGGGTTTAAGACTCTCAACGAAGGAATCTCAGTTGAATACGATCTAACCGAGGGCGCCAAGGGTCCACAAGCTGTAAATGTTACAGTAGTCAGATGA